From Magnolia sinica isolate HGM2019 chromosome 13, MsV1, whole genome shotgun sequence, one genomic window encodes:
- the LOC131224291 gene encoding uncharacterized protein LOC131224291, translating to MNASITSALAPKDLRHELKMGRRRRTPEIEDTQEIVAKNKDPWETLFAELNNKILTLEKNQQPSSVPTAVQAMMEETKPLFISVIMSEVMPQRFRTPPIIQYSGSSDPSEHVEAYRSRIQIQTVKDAMMCKGFSITLTGSARSWYRQLKPNSVGSFVELSRSFLTQFISDKKSQKPNTHLFTIKQEPKESLKDYIARFNEEALQVEDYDDKMTLSAVFSGLKEGKFTFSIGKNPPKTLAELITRAQKYANAEEFSNARKNVQANPDHRDKCKYYCFHRDHGHNTANCVDLKDEIEALIRKSHLHRYTKEERTSQKEEREQPNKAPEDPAEMRTIFGGSSDGGDSNRAQKAHSRKSNPEHYIHMTERPSKELQVSPCSLTFTEDDAYGIHHPQDDALVVTMTIANHKVYRILVDTGSSADVIYSEAFKRIGIPRSHLRLVKTPLHGFTGER from the exons ATGAATGCCTCGATCACCTCAGCCCTGGCACCAAAAGATCTCCGCCATGAGTTGAAAATGGGGAGGAGAAGGAGAACTCCTGAAATAGAAGACACTCAAGAGATAgtggctaaaaacaaagatcctTGGGAAACACTGTTCGCGGAGCTCAACAATAAGATCCTAACGCTTGAAAAGAATCAGCAGCCGTCGTCAGTTCCCACTGCTGTtcaagcgatgatggaagagaccaagCCTCTCTTCATCTCTGTGATCATGAGCGAGGTGATGCCCCAGAGGTTCCGGACACCTCCCATCATCCAATACTCTGGGTCTAGTGACCCATCCGAACATGTAGAGGCTTATCGCTCACGGATACAGATCCAAACAGTGAAGGACGCGATGATGTGCAAAGGGTTTTCAATCACACTCACGGGAtccgctcggagttggtaccGCCAGCTCAAACCCAACTCCGTTGGTTCCTTTGTGGAGCTTAGCCGAtcattccttacccaattcataagcgATAAGAAGAGTCAGAAACCAAATACTCACTTGTTCACCATCAAACAAGAGCCAAAGGAATCATTGAAAGACTACATCGCTCGTTTCAATGAAGAAGCATTACAGGTGGAGGACTATGACGACAAGATGACACTCTCTGCAGTGTTCAGTGGTCTAAAAGAGGGGAAGTTCACCTTCTCCATTGGGAAGAATCCTCCAAAGACATTAGCCGAGCTCATCACCAGAGCTCAGAAGTACGCTAACGCTGAGGAATTCTCCAATGCCCGCAAGAATGTTCAA GCTAATCCGGATCATCGAGACAAATGCAAATATTACTGTTTCCATCGAGATcacggccataacacggccaacTGCGTGGATCTCAAGGATGAGATTGAAGCCCTTATTCGCAAGAGTCATTTACATCGGTATACCAAGGAAGAGAGAACATCTCAGAAAGAAGAGCGAGAGCAGCCGAATAAAGCCCCAGAAGACCCAGCCGAAATGCGCACCATCTTCGGTGGCTCGTCCGATGGAGGAGACTCAAACCGGGCTCAAAAAGCCCACTCTCGGAAGTCTAATCCGGAACATTACATCCACATGACAGAGCGGCCTAGCAAAGAACTCCAGGTCAGCCCATGTAGTCTCACCTTCACGGAAGACGATGCTTATGGAATCCATCATCCGCAGGATGATGCCCTAGTGGttactatgaccatagccaaccacaagGTGTACCGCATCTTAGTCGACACCGGAAGCTCAGCCGATGTGATCTACTCCGAGGCTTTCAAAAGAATAGGGATTCCAAGGTCACACCTCAGACTTGTGAAGACTCCCCTGCACGGCTTTACCGGAGAAAGGTAA